In Patescibacteria group bacterium, a genomic segment contains:
- a CDS encoding HypC/HybG/HupF family hydrogenase formation chaperone: MCLAIPGKIKEIKGAIALFDYEGEEYKADISLVQNPKVGDWILMHDGRALSKISETEAKENLKFIKTHKEMDHHDTE; this comes from the coding sequence ATGTGTTTAGCAATACCTGGAAAAATCAAAGAAATCAAAGGGGCAATTGCCCTTTTTGATTATGAGGGTGAAGAATACAAGGCCGATATTTCTCTAGTTCAAAATCCTAAAGTCGGGGATTGGATTTTGATGCACGACGGCAGGGCACTTTCAAAAATCTCCGAAACCGAAGCAAAAGAGAACTTAAAATTTATAAAAACCCATAAAGAAATGGACCACCATGACACAGAATAA
- a CDS encoding class I SAM-dependent methyltransferase: MTQNNAISAYLDPEFASFWNEATGDNGGVYKQYVLNPQLLSEIGTLNGKTVVDLGCGNGYFSSQIEGQNPDRLILIDISPHNLDFARKRVQTNIAEFIEQDVTKPWKIKPNSVDVIFSGFLLNELEEIDFVTSQAFKTLKNGGRFLFAITHPVWDLVTYLRGQADGKERTIRGSKGYFSRGYSKFTMDNSKIRDVDVAQKYQKVYEIEHYQRPISDYFNSLIKAGFVVEKMLEPEVTAELLEKQPKFPKTYPIGLVFVSRKP, encoded by the coding sequence ATGACACAGAATAATGCGATTTCTGCATATTTAGATCCTGAATTTGCGAGTTTTTGGAACGAAGCGACCGGAGATAATGGCGGGGTCTACAAACAATATGTGCTCAACCCGCAATTATTATCTGAGATTGGAACGTTAAACGGGAAGACGGTGGTTGATTTGGGGTGCGGCAACGGTTATTTCAGTTCGCAAATTGAGGGTCAGAACCCAGATCGACTAATTCTAATCGACATATCTCCCCATAATTTGGATTTTGCGAGAAAAAGAGTTCAGACCAATATAGCCGAATTTATTGAACAAGATGTTACCAAACCCTGGAAAATAAAACCGAATTCCGTAGATGTAATTTTTTCAGGTTTCTTGCTGAACGAACTCGAAGAGATTGACTTTGTTACGTCCCAGGCTTTTAAAACCTTGAAAAACGGAGGACGGTTTTTGTTTGCAATCACTCACCCTGTATGGGATCTCGTTACCTATTTGCGGGGACAAGCCGACGGGAAAGAGAGGACCATTCGGGGATCGAAAGGGTATTTTAGTAGGGGATACTCGAAATTTACAATGGACAACAGTAAGATTCGGGATGTTGATGTTGCTCAAAAATACCAAAAGGTTTACGAGATTGAACATTATCAACGGCCGATTTCTGATTATTTTAATTCTTTGATTAAAGCGGGGTTTGTGGTTGAAAAAATGTTAGAGCCGGAAGTAACCGCCGAACTTCTTGAAAAACAACCTAAGTTTCCAAAAACCTACCCGATCGGATTAGTTTTCGTTTCTAGGAAACCATAA
- a CDS encoding GIY-YIG nuclease family protein: MKSLQDYIIYAPKSPGVYQFQNADGDILYVGKAKNLKSRIKSYFLKEIGRGPSIDLMVSNARKIIFKETESEIEAVILEAELIKKIKPRYNIQFKDDKSFFVIHFTKEEFPCVGLRRIKDIPHEEFAREKKAGRLFGPYPNGMELKKSLRYLRKIFPYRDCSKTKYNLQAKKCRACIYGDIRVCTAPCADWVDKKQYNKNITYLKNFLRGKKAEVEQALYKEMKELSRQKRYEVAALTRNQVAALDHLRDVALGIRDDVFDSTKVYFKRMECFDISNISGSYAVGAMSVFISGKKAPEEYRKFKIKNVNGANDIAMMAEILRRRMNNKWGDPDLVVIDGGETHLKAALKVLTESGLHAPIISISKGPKRDKDELHFQNHDVKSYIEKTPGIKNNIVALRDEAHRFAISYYRDLHAKGMIK, encoded by the coding sequence ATGAAGAGTTTACAGGATTATATAATTTACGCGCCAAAATCCCCGGGGGTATATCAGTTTCAGAATGCCGACGGGGATATTTTGTATGTGGGCAAAGCCAAAAATTTAAAAAGTAGGATAAAATCATATTTTTTAAAAGAGATTGGCCGTGGTCCGTCAATTGATCTAATGGTTTCAAACGCAAGAAAAATAATTTTCAAAGAAACCGAAAGTGAGATTGAGGCGGTAATTCTTGAAGCCGAGCTGATTAAAAAAATTAAGCCAAGATATAATATTCAGTTCAAGGATGATAAATCGTTTTTTGTAATTCATTTCACAAAAGAAGAATTTCCATGCGTTGGATTGAGAAGAATTAAAGATATACCGCACGAAGAGTTTGCTCGCGAGAAAAAAGCGGGCAGATTATTTGGCCCCTATCCAAATGGAATGGAACTTAAAAAATCATTGCGATATTTGAGGAAAATCTTTCCTTATCGCGATTGTTCAAAAACGAAATATAATCTGCAGGCCAAGAAATGCCGTGCTTGTATATATGGTGACATTCGTGTTTGCACTGCGCCCTGCGCCGATTGGGTAGATAAAAAACAATATAACAAAAACATCACATATCTTAAAAATTTTCTCCGTGGGAAGAAAGCCGAGGTTGAGCAAGCCCTTTACAAAGAAATGAAAGAATTGAGTCGGCAGAAGCGATATGAGGTTGCAGCGTTAACACGAAATCAGGTTGCTGCCCTTGACCATTTACGAGATGTGGCGCTGGGAATTCGGGATGATGTGTTTGATAGCACCAAAGTATATTTCAAAAGAATGGAATGTTTCGATATTTCCAATATTTCTGGCAGCTATGCGGTCGGCGCGATGAGTGTATTTATCTCTGGTAAAAAAGCGCCGGAAGAATATCGAAAATTTAAAATCAAAAATGTGAATGGTGCTAACGACATCGCGATGATGGCAGAAATTCTACGGCGCAGAATGAATAACAAATGGGGTGATCCTGATTTGGTAGTGATTGATGGCGGGGAAACACATCTTAAGGCTGCACTGAAAGTCCTTACGGAATCAGGTTTGCATGCCCCGATTATTTCAATTTCAAAGGGGCCAAAGCGTGACAAAGACGAGCTACACTTTCAGAATCATGATGTAAAAAGCTATATCGAAAAGACCCCCGGAATCAAAAACAACATTGTTGCATTGCGTGATGAGGCACACAGATTTGCAATTTCTTATTATCGAGACTTACATGCTAAAGGGATGATAAAATGA
- a CDS encoding ABC transporter permease subunit, with translation MDNMIAIMYRKFIDQAISLLYYFGGLLAYSWMMIAMFPTMKTADLAGIYNQFPKEFLKFFGANGIESMGTVEGFLSIEFLSLFFILIIAFYIGSSAGSTIAGAIEKRTMDFQLSQPISRAKLLLSETIVGLLNTALLVFATSGSIYILAKAYDVSMSTRGIFVFAFVAIIFLWAFYGLAVLISSILRSKITVASITVSIIMGLYILNALSKIVDKLAKIEKYTLFNMYNPQKLLTDHIINWHQIEFLLLVLVVGIISSILIFNNKDI, from the coding sequence ATGGATAATATGATCGCAATAATGTACAGAAAATTTATTGACCAAGCGATTTCACTTCTATATTATTTTGGCGGCCTACTCGCCTACTCCTGGATGATGATCGCCATGTTTCCAACAATGAAGACGGCAGATCTGGCCGGTATTTACAACCAATTTCCCAAAGAATTTCTAAAGTTTTTTGGCGCCAACGGGATTGAAAGCATGGGAACGGTAGAAGGTTTTTTATCTATAGAATTTCTTTCGCTGTTTTTTATACTAATTATCGCTTTTTATATCGGCTCGTCCGCCGGATCAACCATAGCTGGCGCAATCGAAAAAAGGACAATGGATTTTCAGCTATCACAGCCAATTTCTCGGGCTAAGCTTTTACTCAGTGAGACAATCGTCGGGCTCCTCAACACTGCACTTTTGGTATTTGCCACTTCAGGCAGTATCTATATTCTTGCAAAGGCATACGATGTTTCAATGAGCACTCGGGGAATCTTCGTTTTTGCTTTTGTGGCGATAATATTCTTATGGGCATTTTACGGGTTAGCAGTTTTGATTTCTTCCATCTTGCGCAGCAAAATCACCGTTGCCTCGATAACGGTATCTATTATCATGGGCTTGTATATATTGAATGCTCTTTCGAAAATCGTGGATAAACTGGCAAAGATCGAAAAATACACATTGTTTAATATGTATAATCCACAAAAACTTTTGACCGATCACATCATAAACTGGCACCAGATCGAATTCTTGCTTTTAGTTCTTGTGGTTGGAATAATTAGTTCAATATTGATATTTAATAATAAAGATATCTAG
- a CDS encoding ABC transporter ATP-binding protein has protein sequence MNAIIEIKKLTKYYGKTLGIKSLDLDVIEGEIFGFIGPNGAGKSTTIRLLLDLIRPTAGSAKIFGKDIHRHSVELKQDIGYLPGEIFLPENLTGKSCINYFKSFKETIDDRYLKDLKSRFEFDDKKKISQYSKGNKQKLAIILALMHKPKLLILDEPTSGLDPLNQQEFYKVITETKEWRTTTFFSTHILDEAEFLCDRVGIIKDGRLLQIEDIDKFKEKNIREINLETTADIPLSALKIDGVEKTEKTDHGYRLITKGHNGELIKIISKFAIDDIKISEPSLEEIFMHFYEK, from the coding sequence ATGAATGCAATCATTGAAATCAAAAAACTGACAAAATATTATGGCAAAACCCTCGGGATTAAAAGCCTTGATTTGGATGTAATTGAAGGAGAAATATTTGGTTTTATCGGGCCAAATGGCGCTGGCAAATCTACAACGATCAGGCTTTTGCTAGATTTAATTCGGCCAACAGCGGGAAGTGCAAAAATTTTTGGCAAAGATATCCACCGCCATAGTGTGGAGCTTAAACAAGATATCGGCTATTTGCCAGGAGAAATATTTTTGCCGGAAAATCTCACCGGTAAAAGCTGTATTAATTATTTTAAATCCTTCAAGGAAACAATTGATGACAGATATCTTAAAGATTTAAAATCTCGTTTTGAATTTGATGATAAGAAAAAGATTTCCCAGTATTCCAAAGGCAATAAGCAAAAATTAGCAATAATTTTAGCCCTGATGCACAAGCCGAAACTCCTAATTCTAGACGAACCGACAAGCGGGCTCGACCCCTTAAACCAGCAAGAATTTTACAAGGTTATCACCGAAACAAAGGAGTGGAGAACAACAACTTTTTTCTCAACTCATATTTTGGATGAGGCTGAATTTCTTTGCGATCGAGTCGGAATCATTAAGGATGGCCGTCTGCTCCAGATTGAAGACATCGACAAATTTAAAGAAAAAAATATTCGTGAAATAAATCTGGAAACCACCGCAGATATTCCTCTTTCGGCCTTGAAAATTGATGGCGTCGAAAAGACGGAAAAAACTGATCATGGCTATCGCCTAATCACCAAGGGCCATAACGGCGAATTGATAAAAATCATTTCGAAATTTGCAATCGATGACATTAAAATATCCGAACCATCGCTTGAAGAAATATTTATGCATTTTTACGAAAAATAA
- the gap gene encoding type I glyceraldehyde-3-phosphate dehydrogenase, whose product MLRVAINGFGRIGRAAAKIILDRPNVELVALNDLCPAETQAHLLKYDTCYGIYDREVGFSDNEIIVNNKKIHYLSEKNPGALPWKVLDIDVVIESTGIFLTNDLAKAHLEAGAKKVVLSAPAKDDSVPTFVIGANADKYDDESIVSNASCTTNCIAPVMKVIEDEFGVEKSMMTTIHSYTADQNLVDGPHKDLRRARAAAQNIVPTTTGAAIAATLTIPKLKNKFDGLSIRVPSPVVSLSDIVAVLSKKVSVDDINEALKKAADGSHKGIIQVSEEPLVSSDLKQNPYSSIVDLPLTCVIGGDLVKIIAWYDNEWGYSERLVDMVERVTNSK is encoded by the coding sequence ATGCTGCGAGTAGCAATTAATGGCTTTGGACGGATCGGCCGGGCGGCGGCGAAGATAATTTTGGACCGGCCGAATGTTGAGCTTGTCGCTTTAAATGACCTGTGCCCGGCAGAAACCCAAGCCCATCTTTTAAAATACGACACATGCTACGGTATTTACGACCGGGAAGTTGGCTTTTCTGATAATGAGATTATCGTCAATAACAAGAAAATCCATTACCTTTCGGAGAAAAATCCGGGAGCTTTGCCATGGAAAGTACTTGATATCGATGTTGTCATCGAGTCGACCGGTATATTTTTGACTAATGATTTGGCAAAAGCCCATTTGGAAGCCGGCGCCAAAAAAGTTGTTTTGTCCGCGCCGGCAAAGGATGATTCGGTTCCGACTTTCGTGATCGGCGCTAATGCTGATAAATACGATGACGAGAGTATTGTCTCAAATGCTTCCTGTACAACCAATTGTATCGCGCCGGTGATGAAGGTGATTGAGGATGAATTTGGCGTTGAAAAATCAATGATGACAACGATTCATTCCTATACGGCTGACCAAAATTTGGTTGACGGTCCGCATAAAGACCTGCGCCGGGCTCGCGCTGCAGCCCAAAATATTGTTCCGACTACGACAGGTGCGGCAATAGCAGCGACTTTGACAATACCCAAGCTTAAGAATAAATTTGACGGCTTATCGATCCGTGTTCCATCCCCGGTGGTTTCGCTCTCTGATATCGTTGCGGTTCTTTCCAAAAAAGTTTCAGTCGATGATATTAATGAAGCACTTAAAAAGGCTGCAGATGGCAGCCACAAAGGAATAATTCAGGTTTCAGAAGAGCCGCTGGTATCAAGCGACCTTAAACAAAATCCATATTCATCGATAGTCGACCTACCATTAACATGCGTGATCGGTGGAGATCTTGTTAAAATAATTGCCTGGTATGACAACGAGTGGGGATACTCAGAGAGGCTTGTGGATATGGTGGAGCGGGTAACAAATTCAAAATAA
- the tpiA gene encoding triose-phosphate isomerase codes for MRRPMVVANWKMYTRASDAYILATSIRNSVASLDGVEVVVCPPVIWLSELSEILKRDGKVNLGAQNMFYEDEGPYTGEISPIMIRDVCKYVIVGHSERRAHFGETDFDVNEKVLAALKHGLSPIICVGEKTKSAPLSDAADQLEEALTHVPKNKYKDIVVAYEPVWAIGNHNAAPVEHAEKAVAKLREVIFRESPILYGGSIDHEKILNFAKSPLIDGVLVGSASLRASVFVEICRIWAANKSFKGDVVIPKEVDAASSN; via the coding sequence ATGAGACGGCCGATGGTTGTTGCGAACTGGAAGATGTATACGCGGGCATCTGATGCGTATATTTTAGCGACCTCAATCAGAAACTCTGTTGCCAGTCTTGATGGAGTCGAGGTCGTGGTCTGCCCGCCAGTGATCTGGCTTTCTGAACTATCAGAAATTTTGAAAAGAGACGGAAAGGTTAACCTAGGGGCCCAAAATATGTTTTATGAAGATGAGGGTCCTTACACCGGTGAAATCTCGCCGATTATGATTCGCGATGTTTGCAAATACGTAATTGTCGGACATTCGGAACGCCGGGCTCATTTTGGCGAGACAGATTTTGATGTTAATGAAAAAGTGTTAGCAGCCTTAAAACACGGATTGTCTCCAATCATTTGTGTTGGCGAGAAAACGAAAAGCGCCCCCCTGTCCGATGCTGCCGACCAGCTTGAAGAGGCCTTGACTCATGTTCCAAAAAACAAATACAAGGATATTGTTGTGGCTTACGAGCCCGTATGGGCAATTGGCAATCACAATGCCGCACCGGTCGAACATGCAGAAAAAGCAGTGGCCAAACTTCGCGAAGTGATATTCCGAGAAAGCCCAATTTTGTATGGTGGCAGCATAGACCATGAAAAAATATTAAATTTTGCTAAATCGCCGTTGATTGATGGAGTCTTGGTTGGCAGTGCCAGCCTTAGAGCAAGTGTATTTGTCGAAATCTGCCGCATTTGGGCAGCAAATAAAAGTTTTAAAGGTGACGTTGTTATCCCGAAGGAGGTGGATGCTGCGAGTAGCAATTAA
- a CDS encoding site-2 protease family protein, whose translation MILTIVTFIIILALLVLSHEFGHFIAAKKAGVKVEEFAFGFPPRLFSIKKGETTYTINTFFFLGGYVKMLGELEESKSKRALENQPAYKRLIISLAGILMNIVLAWVLLVVGFSVGMSPVISPSDQVPGKRLSNQIIIADFENNSPAKSAGLAAGDIIKEIDSSNTTQNVGSFSDLTNFTQAYYGQKVTVVYERDGAINKQEVSLSGSSDAPLGVGLIERSIIRVPLYDAPWVAAREEYRIGIFTFEFLGNYLHNLFTTGQAGEGVGGPVAIYTYTGLFVRMGILALLQFVALLSINLAILNILPIPALDGGRILFILIEMVARRRLIREYVENIIHSVGFVFLLLLIALITYGDIIHLIRK comes from the coding sequence ATGATATTGACCATTGTAACATTTATTATAATTCTGGCGCTTCTTGTTCTGTCACATGAATTCGGGCATTTTATCGCTGCAAAAAAAGCCGGAGTGAAAGTTGAAGAATTTGCTTTTGGTTTTCCACCGAGACTTTTTTCGATAAAGAAGGGCGAGACGACATATACTATAAATACCTTCTTTTTTCTCGGCGGTTATGTAAAAATGCTCGGTGAGTTGGAGGAGAGTAAAAGCAAGCGCGCACTGGAAAATCAACCGGCTTATAAAAGGTTAATTATCTCTCTTGCTGGAATATTGATGAATATTGTACTGGCATGGGTTCTTTTGGTTGTCGGTTTTTCTGTGGGCATGTCTCCCGTTATCTCTCCTTCGGATCAAGTCCCTGGCAAAAGACTATCTAATCAAATAATCATTGCCGATTTCGAAAATAATTCTCCAGCTAAGTCTGCTGGTTTGGCTGCCGGGGATATAATTAAAGAAATTGATTCTAGCAACACCACTCAAAATGTGGGAAGTTTCTCAGATCTAACCAATTTTACTCAAGCTTATTATGGCCAAAAGGTTACTGTAGTATACGAAAGAGATGGGGCGATAAATAAACAAGAGGTTTCTCTGTCCGGATCTTCCGATGCACCTTTGGGAGTTGGACTGATTGAGAGAAGCATAATCAGAGTACCGCTGTATGATGCTCCCTGGGTTGCGGCTCGCGAAGAATATCGTATCGGTATTTTTACGTTTGAGTTTTTGGGAAATTACTTGCATAATTTATTTACTACAGGACAAGCTGGCGAAGGAGTTGGTGGCCCTGTCGCAATTTATACTTATACCGGTTTGTTTGTAAGAATGGGAATCCTTGCCCTTCTTCAATTTGTTGCATTGCTTTCTATTAATCTGGCAATTTTGAACATCTTGCCCATACCTGCACTTGATGGGGGCAGAATACTTTTTATTTTAATTGAAATGGTTGCTCGTCGGAGATTAATTCGCGAGTATGTCGAAAACATTATTCACTCGGTTGGCTTTGTGTTTTTGCTTCTTCTAATCGCATTGATCACGTATGGTGATATAATACATTTAATAAGAAAGTAG
- a CDS encoding Ni/Fe hydrogenase subunit alpha — translation MSSSVPKIEGHATFYAHLRAGKVDKARIIGLDGDRFVEKILFGRSYMEVPVITSRICGICPVIHNVTSTKAVENALDIKVSEQVETLRKLMLCGQMVQSHSLHLYLLVLPDFMGMSSSFELQKKHPDIFADAVALKSYADSIIEIIGGRAVHPVSNVPGGFKKFPEISELRKLLEESKKMTDLGIKTLKLFQSFNYPEISRKIIYSALSDLNEYAFYGGEIKTTSGENFKAKDYKKYIYEEILPYNRAKFGTLKGKEMMVGAIARINLNKKQLEKEIGSLKELGVGEELSDNPFGNIIAQAIENYYFIVKSEAIIEKLIKEGISEESIVEPKKIDEGVAACEAPRGTLFHYYKFDKEGMLEKCDIVTPTVQNLPALEYDMKKLGPFLKDLDETERTEMIEMLIRSYDPCITCATH, via the coding sequence ATGAGTTCATCAGTTCCCAAAATTGAAGGACACGCTACTTTTTACGCCCATCTTCGTGCCGGAAAAGTTGACAAGGCCAGAATTATTGGCCTTGATGGAGATCGGTTTGTTGAAAAAATATTATTCGGGCGCAGCTATATGGAAGTACCAGTAATTACCTCTCGCATCTGTGGTATATGCCCCGTAATTCACAATGTTACCTCAACCAAAGCTGTGGAAAATGCTCTCGATATCAAGGTTTCCGAACAAGTAGAAACACTGCGGAAACTAATGCTCTGTGGCCAGATGGTTCAGAGCCACTCGCTTCATCTATACCTTCTGGTTCTTCCCGATTTCATGGGAATGTCTTCCTCTTTCGAGCTTCAAAAAAAGCACCCGGATATTTTTGCCGATGCAGTTGCCCTAAAATCATATGCCGATAGTATTATTGAGATAATCGGAGGCAGGGCAGTTCATCCGGTTTCGAACGTACCTGGCGGTTTCAAAAAATTTCCGGAAATTTCTGAATTACGGAAATTACTGGAAGAAAGTAAAAAGATGACCGATCTTGGGATTAAAACATTAAAGCTTTTTCAGTCATTTAATTATCCTGAAATTTCCCGCAAGATAATTTACTCGGCGTTGTCTGACCTGAATGAATATGCTTTCTATGGCGGAGAAATCAAGACCACGAGCGGTGAGAATTTTAAAGCAAAAGATTATAAAAAATATATTTACGAAGAAATTCTGCCATATAATCGTGCGAAATTTGGAACGCTCAAGGGCAAAGAAATGATGGTTGGCGCAATTGCCCGGATTAATCTCAACAAGAAACAATTGGAAAAAGAAATTGGAAGTTTGAAGGAACTTGGTGTAGGTGAAGAGCTGTCCGATAATCCATTCGGTAACATAATTGCCCAAGCAATTGAAAACTATTATTTTATCGTAAAATCAGAAGCGATAATTGAAAAATTAATTAAAGAGGGTATTTCCGAAGAGTCAATAGTTGAACCAAAAAAAATTGATGAAGGAGTTGCTGCTTGCGAAGCACCGCGTGGAACGCTGTTTCACTACTACAAATTTGACAAAGAAGGTATGCTTGAAAAGTGTGATATTGTTACGCCAACCGTACAAAATCTGCCAGCATTGGAATATGACATGAAAAAACTCGGCCCCTTTCTCAAGGACTTGGACGAAACAGAGAGAACAGAAATGATTGAGATGCTTATTCGTTCATATGACCCATGCATCACTTGCGCCACACATTAA
- a CDS encoding aminoacyl--tRNA ligase-related protein, whose amino-acid sequence MKRSKSLIKTYKETPADSDSINASLLARGGFVEKHMAGAYALLPLGFSVYSKIENIIRDEMNKVEGQELLMNVLQPRELWEETGRWSKMSEVMYQFKDSRNKEIGLGATHEEQIIDIVRHHISSYKDLPISLYQIQTKFRNEPRAKSGLLRGREFIMKDMYSFHIDEADFEKYYQEVIKAYFRAFSRCGIETKLVEASGGVFSEFSHEFQALATSGEDTIFYCNKCDFAQNREIAKVSEGDKCPKCDGKIVMANSIEVGNIFPLSNKYSSQMNAKVLNSEGKEVAMIMGCYGIGLTRLLGTAVELFHDDYGIIWPKNIAPFSVNLISLNKNEETEKIYKELLDAGIEVLYDDREEITAGEKFADADLIGCPITIVVSERSFKSGGVEIANRKKTEKKIIKIDEVVKYIKQLK is encoded by the coding sequence ATGAAAAGATCTAAAAGCCTTATCAAAACTTATAAGGAAACTCCGGCTGATTCTGATTCGATAAATGCCTCTCTTTTAGCTCGCGGTGGTTTTGTTGAAAAACACATGGCGGGGGCGTATGCACTTCTTCCGCTTGGTTTCAGTGTTTATTCTAAAATTGAAAATATTATTCGAGATGAAATGAATAAGGTTGAGGGACAAGAGCTTCTAATGAATGTGCTTCAGCCAAGAGAATTATGGGAAGAAACTGGTCGCTGGAGTAAGATGTCTGAAGTGATGTATCAGTTTAAGGACTCAAGAAATAAGGAGATCGGTCTTGGCGCAACTCATGAAGAACAGATCATCGACATTGTGAGGCATCATATTTCTTCATACAAAGATTTGCCAATATCTCTTTATCAAATACAAACCAAGTTCAGGAATGAGCCGAGAGCTAAGTCAGGTCTCCTTCGTGGGCGAGAATTTATTATGAAAGATATGTATAGCTTTCATATTGATGAAGCAGATTTTGAAAAGTACTATCAAGAAGTGATCAAAGCGTATTTTAGAGCTTTTTCCCGATGTGGAATTGAGACCAAATTGGTCGAGGCTAGCGGTGGAGTATTCTCAGAATTTTCGCATGAATTTCAAGCTTTGGCGACTTCCGGTGAAGATACAATCTTTTATTGCAACAAGTGTGATTTTGCCCAAAACAGAGAAATTGCGAAAGTATCTGAGGGTGATAAATGCCCGAAATGCGATGGTAAAATTGTTATGGCCAATTCAATTGAAGTTGGTAATATTTTTCCTCTTTCAAATAAATATTCATCCCAAATGAATGCTAAAGTTCTGAACTCTGAGGGTAAAGAAGTGGCAATGATAATGGGTTGTTACGGCATTGGTCTAACACGCCTTTTGGGCACGGCTGTAGAATTATTTCACGATGATTATGGGATCATCTGGCCGAAAAACATTGCGCCATTCAGTGTCAATTTAATCTCTTTAAACAAAAATGAGGAAACAGAGAAGATTTACAAGGAGCTTCTTGACGCTGGAATTGAAGTGTTGTATGACGATAGAGAAGAAATCACTGCCGGCGAAAAGTTTGCCGACGCAGATCTGATTGGTTGTCCGATAACCATTGTTGTTTCTGAGCGATCTTTCAAATCCGGTGGAGTTGAGATAGCAAATCGCAAAAAAACAGAAAAGAAAATTATAAAAATAGATGAGGTTGTGAAATATATTAAGCAATTGAAATGA
- a CDS encoding gluconeogenesis factor YvcK family protein, which yields MRESFFKTWWRNLVYEPNDPRLLAGSDIKIAAIGGGTGLSVLLSGLKKYSNNISAIVAVTDDGSSTGVIRKEFDILPPGDIRKCISALAEDGEILSKILEYRFPGKNKSLSNHTLGNIWIAALTKHLGSFEQAIEATSTIFRTAGKILPATLDNIKIGAVYAGGKKILGEDKIPQAGKKINIVFLNKDKVRAYEKAVQAINEADLILLGPGSLYTSVIPNLLIPGIKKAILSNKIALKIYIANISTERGETENYSVSDHIAAIKKHAPGKIFDYCLVNSHVIKKSKQSSKLGEVYNITTENEKISGVKISRADLVDEKKPLYHDNTKLAKMIIKLYNNVRVK from the coding sequence ATGAGAGAAAGCTTTTTCAAAACATGGTGGAGAAATCTCGTTTACGAGCCTAACGACCCTCGTCTTCTTGCTGGAAGTGATATTAAAATTGCCGCAATCGGTGGTGGCACGGGTTTATCCGTTTTATTATCCGGGCTTAAAAAATATTCTAATAACATTTCAGCAATTGTGGCTGTGACTGATGACGGCTCTTCCACGGGAGTAATCAGGAAAGAATTTGATATTTTGCCACCAGGAGATATCCGTAAATGTATTTCAGCGTTGGCGGAAGATGGAGAAATATTATCCAAAATATTGGAATATCGATTTCCTGGGAAAAATAAATCCTTATCAAACCATACGCTTGGAAATATTTGGATTGCAGCCCTAACTAAGCATCTAGGATCATTCGAACAGGCAATAGAGGCAACCTCCACGATTTTTCGCACGGCGGGAAAAATTTTACCAGCCACACTGGATAATATTAAAATTGGTGCTGTGTATGCTGGCGGAAAAAAAATTTTGGGGGAAGATAAGATTCCACAAGCTGGAAAAAAAATTAATATTGTCTTTTTAAATAAAGACAAAGTGAGGGCGTATGAAAAAGCGGTCCAGGCGATTAATGAGGCAGATTTGATCCTTTTGGGACCAGGGAGTTTGTATACTAGTGTAATTCCAAACCTGTTGATACCTGGAATTAAAAAAGCCATATTATCTAACAAAATAGCGCTGAAAATATATATTGCAAACATTTCAACCGAGAGAGGAGAGACAGAAAATTACTCTGTCTCTGATCACATTGCAGCAATAAAAAAACATGCCCCAGGCAAAATTTTTGATTATTGCTTAGTAAATAGCCATGTAATAAAGAAGTCAAAACAATCATCAAAACTTGGTGAAGTCTATAATATCACAACAGAAAACGAGAAAATATCTGGAGTGAAAATCTCTAGAGCGGATTTGGTTGATGAAAAAAAGCCTTTGTACCACGATAATACTAAATTGGCAAAGATGATTATTAAGCTATATAATAATGTAAGAGTGAAATAA